In Agrobacterium vitis, one genomic interval encodes:
- a CDS encoding LysR family transcriptional regulator: MQSPRRFLPSLHLLSAFEAAARTGSVTAAARELSLTQSAVSRQIKALEEQLGVELFHRERQTIRLTAGGNIYAREIRDALRIISTASLTLKANPFGGTLNLAILPTFGTRWLAPRLPRFLSRHPGITINLVTKLSYFDFRLEPVDAAIHFGLADWQGAEMSLLRSETVIPACSPELRDTYRFQTAVDLRQAPLLHLTTRPDAWERWLASNDVQSDQVRGMLFDQFATAAQAAMAGLGVALLPEFLIEEEMASGRLVKAIDRPMQSTEAYYLVWPNERGSHPPLQAFRDWILEETADDRR; encoded by the coding sequence ATGCAAAGTCCCCGCCGTTTCCTGCCCTCCCTGCATCTTCTTTCGGCTTTTGAGGCCGCGGCCCGCACCGGCAGCGTCACGGCGGCAGCGCGGGAATTGAGCCTGACGCAAAGCGCGGTCAGCCGGCAGATCAAGGCGCTGGAAGAGCAGCTTGGCGTCGAGCTGTTTCACCGCGAACGCCAGACGATACGGCTCACGGCAGGTGGCAATATCTATGCCCGCGAAATCCGCGATGCGCTGCGGATCATCAGCACCGCATCGCTGACGCTGAAGGCCAATCCGTTCGGAGGGACGCTCAATCTCGCCATCCTGCCAACCTTCGGCACCCGATGGCTGGCGCCGCGCCTGCCGAGATTTCTCAGCCGCCACCCCGGCATCACCATCAATCTCGTTACCAAGCTTTCCTATTTCGATTTTCGGCTGGAGCCGGTCGATGCCGCCATTCACTTCGGTCTGGCCGATTGGCAGGGTGCGGAAATGTCGCTGCTGCGCTCTGAAACCGTCATTCCCGCCTGTAGCCCTGAGCTGCGCGACACCTACCGGTTTCAAACGGCTGTTGATTTGCGCCAGGCCCCTCTTCTCCACCTCACCACCCGCCCCGATGCCTGGGAACGCTGGCTTGCCAGCAATGACGTGCAATCCGACCAGGTGCGCGGCATGTTGTTCGACCAGTTTGCTACAGCCGCTCAAGCCGCGATGGCAGGGCTTGGCGTCGCGCTGCTGCCTGAATTCCTGATCGAAGAGGAAATGGCCTCTGGTCGCCTGGTCAAGGCCATCGACCGGCCGATGCAAAGCACCGAGGCCTATTATCTCGTCTGGCCGAATGAACGTGGTTCACACCCACCTTTGCAGGCGTTTCGAGACTGGATATTGGAAGAAACCGCAGACGACAGACGCTAA
- a CDS encoding NAD(P)/FAD-dependent oxidoreductase: MQGNPRSHGLWERTAPSPPPTSVLTEHLIADVVVVGGGYTGLSAALHLAEAGVSVVLLEAVEIGFGGAGRNVGLINGGMWVMPDDVPKVLGPVHGERALKQLGEAPLLVRETIEKHGIACELETNGTLHLAVGSSGLEELQNRHRQWVARGAPVELLSAEETAFRVGSTAYAGSLFDPRAGTLQPLAYARGLAAAAIRAGVRIFTGSPVVETEREGESWVVKTASGHVSCRWIIVSTDAYSTGPWKNVREEQMHLPYFNFATVPLGENLRRSLLANREGCWDTREILSSFRMDQAGRLVFGSVGALRHGGAAVHRAWAKRSLKRLFPQLGDVEFETEWYGKIGMTSDAVPRFHRFAKRVVGFSGYNGRGIAPGTSFGRTLAQLVLGEIGEADLPLPLSEPETIALRSVKEIYYEAGAQIAHLADSRF, translated from the coding sequence ATGCAGGGGAATCCAAGATCGCACGGGCTATGGGAGCGAACCGCGCCATCGCCGCCGCCCACATCGGTGCTCACTGAACACCTGATTGCCGATGTCGTCGTGGTCGGCGGCGGCTATACCGGCCTGTCCGCCGCCTTGCATCTGGCCGAGGCCGGGGTTTCCGTTGTGTTGCTGGAAGCGGTCGAGATCGGCTTTGGCGGGGCGGGCCGCAATGTCGGGCTGATCAATGGCGGCATGTGGGTGATGCCGGACGACGTGCCGAAGGTGCTTGGCCCTGTGCATGGAGAGCGGGCGCTGAAGCAATTGGGCGAAGCGCCGCTCTTGGTGCGCGAGACAATCGAAAAACACGGTATTGCCTGCGAGTTGGAAACCAATGGCACGCTGCATCTGGCCGTCGGCAGTTCGGGGCTGGAGGAATTGCAGAACCGTCACCGGCAATGGGTGGCGCGCGGTGCGCCGGTGGAGCTTTTGTCTGCCGAGGAAACGGCGTTTCGCGTCGGAAGCACTGCCTATGCCGGCTCATTGTTTGATCCCCGGGCCGGAACGCTGCAACCGCTTGCCTATGCGCGGGGCCTTGCCGCTGCCGCCATTCGCGCCGGTGTGCGAATTTTCACCGGCAGCCCGGTGGTGGAAACTGAGCGGGAAGGCGAAAGCTGGGTGGTGAAGACCGCCTCCGGCCATGTCTCCTGCCGCTGGATCATCGTGTCCACCGATGCCTATTCCACCGGTCCCTGGAAAAACGTGCGGGAAGAGCAGATGCATCTTCCCTATTTCAATTTTGCCACCGTACCGCTTGGAGAAAATTTGCGGCGCTCTTTGTTGGCGAACCGCGAAGGCTGCTGGGATACACGGGAAATCCTGTCGTCTTTCCGCATGGATCAGGCCGGTCGCCTTGTGTTTGGAAGTGTCGGCGCACTACGCCATGGCGGGGCTGCGGTCCACCGCGCCTGGGCAAAGCGCAGCCTGAAGCGGCTGTTTCCACAATTGGGCGATGTCGAGTTCGAGACGGAATGGTATGGCAAGATCGGCATGACAAGCGATGCCGTGCCGCGCTTCCATCGGTTTGCCAAGCGTGTTGTCGGCTTTAGCGGCTATAATGGCCGTGGCATTGCGCCCGGCACGTCTTTCGGACGGACATTGGCGCAATTGGTTCTGGGCGAGATCGGCGAGGCGGATCTGCCCTTGCCGCTGTCTGAGCCGGAGACCATTGCGTTACGCAGTGTAAAGGAAATCTATTACGAAGCGGGCGCGCAAATCGCTCATCTGGCCGATAGCCGGTTCTGA
- a CDS encoding 6,7-dimethyl-8-ribityllumazine synthase, producing the protein MTIAARLEPNRIAVIRARWHAGIVDQCVNAFVGEWQALGGTAAEIDIVDVPGALEIPLHAQTLAKTGQYRAILGCALVVDGGIYRHDFVAATVLDGMMRVQLDTEVPVLSAVLTPHNFQESEAHIAFFREHFVIKGKEAASACRAILAARAEVLVSAL; encoded by the coding sequence ATGACTATCGCAGCAAGACTTGAACCAAACCGTATTGCCGTCATCCGCGCCCGCTGGCATGCCGGGATCGTTGATCAATGCGTCAACGCCTTCGTCGGCGAATGGCAGGCGCTTGGCGGCACTGCCGCCGAGATCGACATTGTGGATGTGCCGGGCGCCTTGGAAATTCCCCTTCATGCCCAGACGCTTGCCAAAACCGGACAATACCGCGCCATCCTCGGCTGTGCGCTGGTGGTGGATGGTGGCATTTACCGCCATGATTTCGTGGCCGCCACCGTCTTGGACGGCATGATGCGCGTGCAACTCGATACCGAAGTGCCGGTGCTTTCGGCGGTATTGACACCCCATAACTTCCAGGAAAGCGAAGCGCATATCGCCTTCTTCAGGGAGCATTTCGTCATCAAGGGCAAAGAAGCAGCCTCCGCCTGCCGCGCCATTCTGGCAGCCCGCGCCGAAGTGCTGGTATCAGCACTGTAA